The DNA sequence CGCCGCATCGACCGGCCGACCACCACCCGCTCCAGGAAGTCCACGAAGGCGACCCGTTCGGGGGTGGAGCGGTCCTCCCAGTCGTAGCGGCCGTAGATCCCCACTACGGCGTCCACCGAGGTGTTCCCACCGGCCGGCAGCTCGTCAGCGAAATCGGAGTCACTGACCGCACTTCCGGTGAGTCCAGCCAGGGCGGCCAGATGCCCCCCTGCCGAGGCGCCCGCCACCGCCACGAAGTTGCGGTCACCGCCGAATTTGTCGACGTTGGCGTGTGCCCAGGCGATCGCCGTCTTGACGTCGACGATGTGGCTCGGCCACCGGTTGTGCGGTGCCACCCGGTAGTCCATCGACAGGCACACCCAGCCCTGCTCGGCCAAGTGGGACAGCAGCGCGTAACCCTGCAACAGTCGGCTGCCGTGCACCCAGGCGCCGCCGGGGACGTAGATCAGCACCGGCGCCGGCCCGTCGGGCAGCTCACGGGACCGCCACACGTCGAGCACCTGTGCGGGGTCACTGCCGTACTGCACGCCGGAGCGGTAGATCTGCTTACGGTGCTGCAACGCCTTCACCACCGGCGGAGCCTGCTCCGGTTCGGGCCAGTCGATGTCGAGGTCGGCCGCCGAGACCACCCCGCGCAGCGCGGCATCGCTGACCACATGCGTCTGCTCGCGCTCCTGCTTGCGGATGGCTGCGGCCCCCGGAGCCAGCCAGGACTTGGCGGCGCTGGAGAAGAACTCCGGCATATGGCGGGTACCCCACACCCCCATCGCGGTCATCCCACCCAGGGGTTGCAGGTGCTTCCCGACCACCGGCAAGGATGCTGAGGCAACGCTGAGCGCCAGGAGGTAGTCGGCGGTCCGGGCCCGCCTCAGCCAACGCAGCCGGCCGGCCAGGTTGAGTCCGGTCTCCGGGGTCTGCGATCGTCCCGTCATTGGCGCAGGGTACCGCGTTTGGGGTCGGAGGCGGTCGCAATCGGGTGGGTTGGCGGCGCCGCCGGT is a window from the Mycobacterium sp. SVM_VP21 genome containing:
- a CDS encoding alpha/beta hydrolase → MTGRSQTPETGLNLAGRLRWLRRARTADYLLALSVASASLPVVGKHLQPLGGMTAMGVWGTRHMPEFFSSAAKSWLAPGAAAIRKQEREQTHVVSDAALRGVVSAADLDIDWPEPEQAPPVVKALQHRKQIYRSGVQYGSDPAQVLDVWRSRELPDGPAPVLIYVPGGAWVHGSRLLQGYALLSHLAEQGWVCLSMDYRVAPHNRWPSHIVDVKTAIAWAHANVDKFGGDRNFVAVAGASAGGHLAALAGLTGSAVSDSDFADELPAGGNTSVDAVVGIYGRYDWEDRSTPERVAFVDFLERVVVGRSMRRHQDLYRQASPIARVHQDAPPFLVVHGSADTVIPVQQARSFADRLRAVSRSKVGYLELPGAGHGFDMTDGARTGAMSTAIGLFLNQIHRDRTTVGSKQII